One region of Oryza sativa Japonica Group chromosome 5, ASM3414082v1 genomic DNA includes:
- the LOC4338508 gene encoding importin subunit beta-1, with product MNITQILLSAQSADGNLRVVAEGNLKQFQEQNLPNFLLSLSVELSDNEKPPESRRLAGIILKNSLDAKDSAKKELLIQQWVSLDPSIKQKIKESLLITLGSSVHDARHTSSQVIAKVASIEIPRREWQELIAKLLGNMTQQGAPAPLKQATLEALGYVCEEISPEHLEQDQVNAVLTAVVQGMNQTELSPEVRLAAVKALYNALDFAESNFANEMERNYIMKVICDTAVSKEVEIRQAAFECLVAIASTYYVHLDPYMQTIFNLTANAVKGDEEAVALQAIEFWSTICDEEIELQEEYEGSDDANSTVNYRFIEKALPSLVPMLLETLLKQEEDQDQDDNVWNISMSGGTCLGLIARTVGDAIVPLVMPFVEGNITKPDWHCREAATFAFGSILEGPSVEKLAPLVQAGFDFLLNTTKDPNSQVRDTTAWTLGRVFELLHSPASANPIITSANLTRIMTVLLESSKDVPNVAEKVCGAIYFLAQGYEDAESISSVLTPFLPNLIAALLSAADRADTTHFRLRASAYEALNEIVRVSNISETSGIIGQLLQEIMRRLNLTFDLHILSSGDKEKQSDLQALLCGVLQVIIQKLSSSDAKSIIAQTADQLMFLFLHVFACHSSTVHEEAMLAIGALAYATGTDFVKYMPEFFKYLEAGLQNYEEYQVCSISVGVVGDICRALEDKILPFCDGIMTVLLKDLSNSMLNRSVKPPIFSCFGDIALAIGDNFEKYLPYAMPMLQGAAELLAVLDHTDEDMVDYGNQLRRGIFEAYSGILQGIKGAKAQLMIPYASHLLQFTEAVYKDRSRDESVTKAAVAVLGDLADTLGSSSKDLFKSNLFHVEFLRECHDLDDEVRDTASWAQGMINQALVS from the exons ATGAATATCACTCAAATCCTGCTATCAGCTCAATCTGCAGATGGTAACCTTCGGGTAGTAGCAGAAGGGAACCTCAAGCAGTTCCAGGAGCAGAATCTTCCCAACTTCCTTCTCTCCTTGTCAGTGGAACTTTCGGATAATGAAAAACCACCAGAGTCTAGACGACTTGCTGGTATTATCCTTAAGAACTCCTTGGATGCAAAGGATTCTGCAAAAAAGGAACTACTGATTCAGCAATGGGTCAGCCTGGATCCATCAATCAAACAGAAGATAAAGGAGTCCTTGCTGATAACGCTAGGATCTTCGGTGCATGATGCTAGGCATACCTCATCACAAGTCATTGCCAAGGTTGCATCCATTGAGATCCCCCGGCGTGAATGGCAAGAACTCATTGCCAAATTATTGGGCAACATGACACAACAGGGTGCACCTGCTCCACTAAAGCAAGCAACTCTAGAGGCCTTAGGGTATGTCTGTGAGGAGATTTCTCCTGAACACTTGGAGCAGGATCAGGTGAATGCTGTTCTAACTGCTGTTGTCCAGGGAATGAACCAGACAGAGCTAAGCCCTGAAGTCCGTCTTGCAGCAGTTAAAGCCCTATATAATGCTCTTGATTTTGCTGAGAGCAACTTTGCAAATGAAATGGAAAGGAATTATATCATGAAGGTAATTTGTGATACTGCTGTATCGAAGGAAGTGGAGATCAGGCAGGCAGCCTTTGAATGCCTTGTTGCAATTGCTTCCACATATTATGTACACTTGGATCCTTATATGCAAACCATTTTCAACCTGACAGCTAATGCTGTCAAAGGAGATGAGGAAGCAGTTGCACTTCAAGCTATTGAGTTCTGGAGCACTATTTGTGATGAAGAGATTGAGCTCCAAGAAGAATATGAGGGATCTGATGATGCTAATTCTACTGTAAATTATCGCTTCATTGAGAAGGCCCTCCCTTCACTTGTTCCGATGCTGCTAGAAACTCTGTTAAAGCAAGAGGAAGATCAAGATCAGGATGATAATGTATGGAACATTTCCATGAGTGGTGGGACATGCCTTGGGCTCATTGCTAGAACTGTTGGTGATGCGATTGTGCCTCTTGTGATGCCTTTTGTTGAGGGTAACATCACAAAACCAGATTGGCATTGTCGTGAGGCAGCTACTTTTGCATTTGGTTCTATCCTTGAAGGTCCATCTGTGGAGAAACTTGCTCCCCTGGTACAGGCTGGGTTTGACTTCCTGCTGAACACAACAAAAGACCCGAATAGTCAGGTAAGGGACACCACTGCATGGACTCTTGGGAGGGTATTTGAGCTCCTGCATTCTCCAGCCAGTGCAAATCCAATTATAACAAGCGCAAACCTTACTCGTATCATGACTGTCTTGCTGGAAAGTAGTAAGGATGTTCCAAATGTGGCTGAGAAAGTCTGTGGAGCCATATATTTTCTTGCCCAAGGTTATGAAGACGCAGAGTCGATTTCATCTGTGCTTACACCTTTTCTTCCTAATCTCATTGCTGCTCTCCTTTCTGCGGCGGATCGTGCTGATACCACCCACTTCAGGCTTCGTGCATCAGCTTATGAAGCATTGAATGAGATTGTGAGAGTCAGCAACATATCTGAAACGTCAGGCATTATAGGTCAGTTACTGCAGGAGATCATGAGGAGATTGAATCTGACGTTTGATCTCCATATACTTTCATCTGGTGACAAGGAAAAGCAAAGTGATCTTCAGGCATTACTGTGTGGTGTACTGCAGGTCATCATTCAGAAATTGAGCAGCTCGGATGCTAAGTCAATAATTGCCCAGACTGCTGATCAGTTGATGTTTCTGTTTCTGCATGTTTTTGCTTGCCACAGCTCTACTGTACACGAAGAAGCGATGCTTGCCATCGGTGCTCTTGCTTATGCCACTGGTACAGATTTTGTGAAATACATGCCTGAGTTTTTCAAGTATCTGGAAGCTGGCTTGCAGAATTATGAAGAGTACCAAGTCTGTTCCATCTCTGTTGGAGTGGTGGGTGATATTTGCCGTGCCTTGGAAGATAAAATTTTGCCCTTCTGTGATGGGATTATGACTGTTCTTCTCAAGGACCTGTCAAACTCGATGCTTAATCGTTCTGTGAAGCCTCCGATTTTCTCATGCTTTGGAGACATTGCTCTTGCTATTGGTGATAATTTTGAGAAATACCTTCCTTATGCTATGCCAATGCTTCAAGGAGCTGCCGAACTTCTTGCTGTTTTGGACCATACAGATGAGGATATGGTTGATTATGGTAACCAGCTCAGACGGGGAATCTTTGAAGCTTACTCTGGCATACTCCAGGGTATAAAGGGTGCAAAAGCTCAGTTGATGATACCCTATGCAAGCCATCTATTGCAGTTCACTGAAGCTGTCTACAAGGACCGCAGCAG GGATGAGAGCGTGACAAAGGCTGCAGTTGCTGTCCTGGGGGATCTTGCGGACACACTCGGCTCAAGCTCAAAGGATCTGTTCAAAAGCAACCTCTTCCATGTTGAGTTCCTGAGGGAGTGCCACGATTTGGATGATGAAGTTAGGGACACCGCGTCATGGGCCCAGGGAATGATAAACCAAGCACTGGTTTCTTAA
- the LOC4338509 gene encoding probable inactive receptor-like protein kinase At3g56050, giving the protein MERMSRVAVAVLLLLCLQLQLGISGGGGGGHGARRGVRPAARLIHAKKSSSSSQQQQQQQRSRQAGSKAGWPSTSSTPSNPFGLPMLLPPPPPLKDWPPWLDMPPVQGPSSSPSPSPSPAPSPASSAAVAEHAAPPRRGEEHARPRSIALPPASSSGDAGETSRPEVTDGSATRRGGGGGKTNYVLVAAAGASVLLAASAAAFAACYRSSKVVRSVRPWATGLSGQLQRAFVTGVPALRRAELEAACEDFSNVIGSLPEYTMYKGTLSSGVEIAVVSTTKTSPKDWSKKCEAHFRKKITSLSRVNHKNFVNLLGYCEEEQPFTRMMVFEYAPNGTLFEHLHARDEGHLDWPTRLRVAVGVAYCLEHMHQLAPPEIVRTLDASTVYLTDDFAAKISDVGFCEEEMAAAAAAPAMADRESVVHGYGMLLLEMMAGRLAASEGGLVQGWAAALLRGERRLRDVMDPALRGAFHAETVDRLDAVVRSCADRDPRRRPSMADVAARLREITAMPPDAATPKVSPLWWAELEIISTEAA; this is encoded by the exons ATGGAGAGGATGAGCAGGGTGGCGGtggctgtgctgctgctgctctgcttGCAGCTTCAGCTTGggatcagcggcggcggcggcggcggccatggtgctCGGCGAG GCGTGCGCCCTGCAGCTCG GTTGATCCATGCCAAGAAGTCATCATCATcttcgcagcagcagcagcagcagcagcggagcaGGCAGGCCGGCAGCAAGGCCGGATGgccgtcgacgtcgtcgacgccgtcgaACCCGTTCGGACTCCcgatgctgctgccgccgccgccgccgctcaagGACTGGCCGCCATGGCTCGACATGCCGCCGGTCCAGGGCCCGTCGAGCtcgccctcgccttcgccttccCCTGCGCCTTCGCCAGCGTCGTCGGCCGCGGTCGCCGAGCACGCGgccccgccgcggcgcggcgaggaacACGCGCGCCCCCGCAGCATCGCGTTGCCGCCGGCGTCTAgctccggcgacgccggcgaaaCCAGCCGGCCGGAGGTGACGGACGGGAGCGCaacgaggcgcggcggcggcggcggcaagacgAACTACGTtcttgtggcggcggcgggggcgtcgGTGCTTcttgcggcgtcggcggcggcgttcgcggCGTGCTACCGGTCGAGCAAGGTGGTGAGGAGCGTGCGGCCGTGGGCGACGGGGCTGAGCGGGCAGCTGCAGAGGGCGTTCGTGACGGGGGTGCCGGCGTTGAGGAGGGCGGAGCTGGAGGCGGCGTGCGAGGACTTCAGCAACGTCATCGGCTCGCTGCCGGAGTACACCATGTACAAGGGGACGCTCTCCAGCGGCGTCGAGATCGCCGTCGTCTCCACCACCAAGACGTCGCCCAAGGACTGGTCCAAGAAGTGCGAGGCACACTTCAGAAAGAAG ATAACGAGCCTGTCGAGGGTGAACCACAAGAACTTTGTGAACCTTCTTGGCTACTGCGAGGAGGAGCAGCCGTTCACGAGGATGATGGTGTTCGAGTACGCCCCAAACGGCACACTATTCGAGCATCTCCACG CGAGGGACGAGGGGCACCTGGACTGGCCGACGCGGCTGCGCGTGGCGGTCGGCGTCGCCTACTGCCTGGAGCACATGCACCAGCTCGCCCCGCCGGAGATCGTCCGGACGCTGGACGCCTCCACCGTCTACCTCACCGACGACTTCGCCGCCAAGATCTCCGACGTGGGCTTCtgcgaggaggagatggcggcggcggcggcggcgccggcgatggcggacAGGGAGAGCGTGGTGCACGGGTACGGGATGCTGCTGCTGGAGATGATGGCGGGGCGGCTCGCGGCGTCGGAGGGCGGGCTGGTGCaggggtgggcggcggcgctcctccgcggggagcggcggctgcgggacGTCATGGACCCGGCGCTGCGGGGCGCCTTCCACGCCGAGACCGTCGACCGCCTGGACGCCGTCGTCCGGTCCTGCGCCGACCGCGACCCGAGGCGGCGCCCCTCCATGGCCGACGTCGCGGCCCGGCTCAGGGAGATCACCGCCATGccgcccgacgccgccacccCCAAGGTGTCGCCGCTCTGGTGGGCCGAGCTCGAGATCATCTCCACCGAGGCAGCCTGA